In Lactococcus paracarnosus, a genomic segment contains:
- a CDS encoding ClbS/DfsB family four-helix bundle protein: MSRPTIKADLLAASRTSYDQMMALCHQLAHPEADFSFVITDKMTEVHWQRDKNVRDVLIHLYEWHQLVLTWVRANQAGQVQPFFPPPYNWRTYGKLNQTFLAQHQATTLASAEALLANSHREMMTLVATLSNEALFTKQYFSWTGTTALGSYFVSSLSSHYDWASKKIKRQLKADKIK, translated from the coding sequence ATGAGCAGACCAACGATTAAAGCGGATTTACTCGCAGCTAGTAGGACGAGTTATGATCAGATGATGGCCTTGTGCCACCAGTTAGCACATCCAGAAGCCGACTTTTCCTTTGTTATAACTGACAAGATGACAGAAGTCCATTGGCAGCGAGATAAAAATGTAAGAGATGTACTGATTCATTTATATGAATGGCATCAGTTGGTATTAACCTGGGTTAGGGCTAATCAAGCAGGACAAGTTCAGCCATTCTTTCCACCCCCTTATAACTGGCGAACTTATGGCAAGTTAAATCAAACTTTTTTAGCGCAACATCAGGCAACCACTCTAGCAAGCGCAGAAGCATTATTGGCCAATAGTCATCGGGAAATGATGACATTAGTTGCCACTTTATCAAACGAAGCCCTATTTACCAAGCAGTATTTTTCTTGGACAGGGACGACGGCATTAGGGAGCTATTTTGTATCATCCTTATCCAGTCATTATGATTGGGCAAGTAAAAAAATAAAGAGGCAACTCAAAGCAGATAAAATCAAATAG
- a CDS encoding helix-turn-helix transcriptional regulator, whose product MQTNRLFDIIYILLNQERITAKDLSARCEVSIRTIYRDIDRISQAGIPIYTQKGAGGGVGLLSDFVLNKVLLDQKERETILQALETMAAVNIETTNVDVLQKLSAFFGKISEPWLAIDLSTWYETSDQCFDLWKHAIFDTKRVRFNYFNSKGDISTREVEPMQLVFKSMNWYLKGYCLTKSDFRLFKLSRMTSLIISSQQFTRREMVTTTRPFVDSREIETVHLVMEVAAAVGYRVYDDFPLDSIRKLASGHLLVDGEFPKGKWLISYILSLGEAAKVISPTSLKKELVEKVESMRQLYHEQTND is encoded by the coding sequence ATGCAGACAAATCGACTATTTGATATTATTTATATCCTGTTAAACCAAGAGCGGATAACCGCTAAGGACTTGAGCGCGAGATGTGAGGTTTCTATCCGAACGATTTATCGAGATATTGATCGGATCAGTCAGGCTGGCATTCCCATCTATACGCAAAAGGGAGCTGGTGGCGGTGTTGGTCTCTTATCTGATTTTGTATTGAATAAAGTGCTACTTGATCAAAAAGAGAGAGAGACCATCTTACAGGCACTTGAGACAATGGCTGCAGTTAATATAGAGACAACAAATGTCGATGTCTTACAAAAGTTATCAGCGTTTTTTGGTAAAATCAGTGAACCCTGGTTAGCAATCGATTTAAGCACCTGGTATGAAACAAGTGACCAGTGTTTCGATCTTTGGAAACACGCTATTTTTGACACTAAACGCGTTAGGTTTAACTATTTTAATAGCAAGGGTGATATCTCGACTAGAGAAGTAGAACCGATGCAACTTGTTTTTAAGAGTATGAATTGGTATCTTAAAGGCTATTGCTTAACAAAGTCTGATTTTAGACTATTTAAGCTAAGCCGGATGACAAGCTTAATCATCAGCTCCCAGCAGTTTACTAGGCGAGAGATGGTAACGACAACACGGCCTTTTGTTGACTCACGTGAGATAGAAACAGTTCATTTGGTCATGGAGGTAGCAGCAGCAGTCGGCTACCGAGTTTATGATGATTTTCCACTTGACTCGATTCGCAAATTAGCAAGTGGTCATTTGCTAGTTGATGGCGAATTTCCAAAGGGCAAGTGGCTGATTAGCTATATTTTATCCCTAGGAGAGGCAGCTAAGGTGATATCACCTACAAGCTTAAAAAAAGAGCTAGTAGAAAAAGTAGAAAGTATGAGGCAGTTATATCATGAGCAGACCAACGATTAA
- a CDS encoding GyrI-like domain-containing protein produces the protein MDYQLVTLADKLVVGITDRTNNAAPDMGEKIGQLWQRFYSDGQVDEIGHRVDHVALGIYTEYASDEKGDYTVMVACQVTEPSSHFETRVIKGGKYAKFVVKASQNQLVSKVADAWTAIWQMPLPRLFATDFEAYQVADGEQAEVHIYISLKE, from the coding sequence ATGGACTATCAACTTGTGACACTAGCAGATAAATTAGTTGTGGGAATTACGGATCGGACCAATAATGCTGCGCCGGATATGGGCGAGAAGATCGGTCAGCTATGGCAACGCTTCTATAGTGATGGTCAGGTTGACGAAATCGGACATCGAGTAGATCATGTTGCACTAGGTATTTACACGGAGTATGCATCTGATGAAAAAGGCGATTATACGGTGATGGTAGCATGTCAAGTGACTGAGCCAAGTAGTCACTTTGAAACGCGGGTGATCAAGGGCGGTAAGTATGCTAAATTTGTGGTCAAAGCAAGTCAAAATCAACTCGTTTCAAAAGTCGCAGATGCTTGGACGGCTATCTGGCAGATGCCCCTACCTCGCTTATTTGCCACAGATTTTGAAGCCTATCAGGTGGCCGATGGCGAACAAGCTGAGGTCCATATTTACATCAGTTTAAAGGAGTGA
- a CDS encoding bacteriocin immunity protein — protein MVNDLEKGIVMDLYHVLEKRNNKSIQILDILDVLLQVDKRLDNEKHPERLINKLTQYIRITASTGKIKFTSEEEKLTIQLSVIGQKAGLNGSYMADFSDKSQFYKFGQQVPCHNN, from the coding sequence ATGGTGAATGATTTAGAAAAAGGAATCGTTATGGATTTATATCATGTTTTAGAAAAACGTAATAATAAGTCTATACAAATTTTAGATATTCTGGATGTCTTATTACAAGTTGATAAACGACTAGATAACGAAAAACATCCAGAGAGATTAATCAATAAATTAACGCAATATATTCGGATTACTGCTTCTACTGGGAAAATCAAGTTTACTTCTGAAGAAGAAAAACTAACCATTCAATTGAGTGTTATTGGGCAAAAAGCTGGACTAAACGGGTCATATATGGCTGACTTTTCTGATAAATCACAGTTCTATAAATTTGGCCAACAAGTGCCATGTCACAATAACTAG
- a CDS encoding nucleotidyltransferase family protein, which yields MTETELKALLHDTPEIVAILNIINRLGLADAWLAAGTIRNLIWNYLSGLPLFDKQTDVDVVFFDKLISYEKTKELEASLQAAYPTYDWELKNQAHMHLHNPNTQPYLSACDAIEQFPERCTAIGIKASSDGEITLFTPYGLSDILAFIVRPTPYFLTSQEKLSIYQARVAKKNWQEKWPKVTILQGN from the coding sequence ATGACAGAAACCGAATTAAAAGCCCTCTTACATGACACGCCTGAAATCGTTGCTATCTTAAACATCATTAACCGCTTGGGATTGGCTGATGCTTGGTTAGCTGCAGGAACCATTCGAAATTTGATTTGGAATTATCTATCTGGCTTGCCACTTTTTGATAAGCAAACAGATGTTGATGTTGTGTTTTTTGACAAGCTGATATCTTATGAGAAGACTAAAGAGCTTGAAGCATCCCTGCAAGCTGCCTATCCGACTTATGACTGGGAGCTGAAAAATCAAGCACATATGCACTTGCATAATCCTAATACACAGCCTTATCTCAGTGCTTGTGATGCCATAGAGCAGTTTCCAGAAAGATGTACAGCGATTGGCATAAAAGCGTCATCCGATGGTGAGATTACGCTATTTACGCCTTACGGTTTATCAGATATTCTTGCCTTTATCGTCAGACCAACCCCTTATTTTCTAACAAGCCAAGAGAAGTTAAGCATTTATCAAGCGCGTGTTGCCAAGAAAAATTGGCAAGAAAAATGGCCTAAGGTGACGATTTTGCAAGGCAACTAA
- a CDS encoding cobalamin-independent methionine synthase II family protein, whose amino-acid sequence MSEKFQIVGSLLRPKGLLDYKNQIQVRDDITYPFYEDFEGYQATETQAIQEVIKKQIDHHISIVSDGEFSKSLWHLDFVWGLKGVRRFLATQGYLFRDTDAAQDYETRRDIGLTFTEKLSGKNHHFIEIYKEILANAGDHMTKLCIPSPSHIFGEWSFTQEAKATQEKDPEAYYHDASDFKADLAAAYKEFLSEYVAVGGKIIQFDDCLWERFSADNPHSTLNDEASDQEKNEALAQTFIDLNNDVIDYGHSIGLAVWTHNCRGNYDSRYLSGGSYETIANLFLKQQHYDRFFLEWDDERAGNLSALEVFRDRPETEVVLGFLSSKTATLDDEARVIALLEQASQIVPKERLYLSHQCGFASCDSGNELSESQQWAKIDQGQALALAFFGE is encoded by the coding sequence ATGAGTGAAAAATTTCAAATTGTAGGTAGTTTGTTGAGACCAAAAGGTTTACTTGACTATAAGAACCAGATTCAAGTAAGAGATGATATTACCTATCCCTTTTATGAAGATTTTGAAGGCTATCAAGCGACTGAAACACAAGCTATTCAGGAGGTCATTAAAAAGCAAATTGACCATCATATCTCGATTGTTTCAGATGGTGAGTTTTCTAAGTCCCTTTGGCACCTGGACTTTGTCTGGGGACTCAAAGGTGTTCGGCGTTTCCTAGCAACGCAGGGCTATCTCTTTAGAGATACGGATGCAGCGCAAGACTATGAAACACGTCGTGACATCGGCTTGACCTTTACTGAAAAATTAAGTGGTAAAAATCATCATTTTATTGAGATATACAAAGAAATTTTAGCTAATGCTGGTGATCATATGACTAAATTATGTATCCCATCTCCTTCTCATATTTTTGGGGAGTGGTCATTTACACAAGAGGCAAAAGCGACGCAAGAAAAAGATCCAGAAGCCTACTATCATGATGCATCTGACTTTAAGGCCGATTTAGCAGCAGCCTATAAGGAATTTTTATCAGAGTATGTTGCCGTTGGCGGAAAAATCATCCAGTTTGATGACTGTCTATGGGAAAGATTTTCAGCAGATAATCCACATTCTACCTTAAATGATGAAGCAAGTGATCAAGAAAAAAATGAAGCCTTGGCACAAACTTTTATTGACCTTAATAATGATGTGATAGACTATGGGCATAGCATTGGCTTAGCAGTCTGGACACATAATTGTCGTGGTAACTATGACTCTAGATACTTGAGTGGTGGGTCATATGAAACGATAGCAAATCTATTTTTAAAACAACAACATTACGATCGCTTCTTTTTAGAATGGGATGATGAGCGTGCAGGTAACCTCTCAGCACTTGAAGTGTTCAGAGACAGACCTGAGACAGAAGTTGTGCTAGGATTTTTATCAAGTAAGACAGCAACGTTAGACGACGAGGCGCGCGTGATTGCCTTACTTGAACAAGCTAGCCAAATTGTCCCTAAAGAACGTCTCTACTTGTCTCATCAATGTGGGTTTGCATCTTGTGATAGTGGCAATGAGCTATCAGAAAGCCAACAATGGGCAAAAATTGACCAAGGTCAAGCACTTGCGTTGGCCTTCTTTGGAGAATAA
- a CDS encoding 2-hydroxyacyl-CoA dehydratase, translating to MYKAGIDVGSTTVKMVVFDDNYEMKFSRYERHFSDVKTATIKVLQEMMCELGDIPFTFSITGSGGMGLSDVIGATFIQEVIASTLTIEKFIPQTDVMIELGGEDAKMTFFDGAMEQRMNGSCAGGTGAFIDQMAELLKVDAAGVNELAKNYQNLYPIASRCGVFAKTDVQPLLNEGVRKEDIAASIFQAVVNQTVAGLAAGRRITGNIAFLGGPLYFMSELRKRFIETLNIKPENVVFPEHPQLFVAMGAALDEENATEFSASQIIHQLENDKSENLVPQDTMDVLFESETDLAAFRARHAKAAAAHKLLSEHHGAAYLGIDAGSTTTKLVLIDDEGNLLFEHYGSNNGDPLDSVLTVMTTLYNEMPDDVYIAKSAVTGYGEQLIKAAIKVDIGEVETMAHYKAADFFQPGVDFIIDIGGQDMKAMKIRDGALSSIQLNEACSSGCGSFIETFAKSLKYDVKEFAQAALLTKHPVDLGSKCTVFMNSKVKQVQKEGATVGDISAGLSYSVIKNALYKVIKVKRPEDLGNKIVVQGGTFYNEAVLRAFEKISGRQVVRPSIAGLMGAYGCALIAMENGSDDTGLSTILDLASLQAFQTTKEFTTCGLCENMCKMTLTVFNDGSKFVSGNRCERGAEKAMQIKVDKRDKKVNLVDYKYKKLFKFKSLSKKKAVHGEIGIPRVLNMYENYPLWHTLLTDLGFRVVLSPKSDKALYEKGIETIPSDTVCYPAKLSHGHIMSLIEKDVPTIFYPSVLYERQEDASAQNHYNCPIVQSYPEVIKNNIDEIRNGQVGYIHPFINLADPDNMTDNLYQALSDFEIKKAEIAAAVKHGFEEMDAFKQDIRKQAEDLMMQINLNHEKAIVLSGRPYHLDPEINHGIANIITQEGFHVLTEDAIAHLSEVGGLRVVNQWVYHSRLYGAARVVAKNKNLELVQLNSFGCGLDAVTTDQVEEIMQAHHKLYTVLKIDEGSNMGAIRIRLRSLKAAVNERDKRPKMPELAEADYHEMVESHPVFTKEMKQKHTLLMPMLSPIHQEGLIDEAFKQSGYNVVLLPEDKAAINSGLKFVNNDSCYPAIISIGQLIHALASGDYDVNNTSVLMTQTGGGCRATNYIPLLRKALKDAGFAQVPVVSLSMGNKGTEQSDGFKLTVPLMVRVVIGALYGDLFERVVYRTRPYEISKGQIDDLHAKWLEKAKHNMKSGSIFEFNRNMKQIVREFDEISLRDIKKPRVGVVGEILVKYSKTANNDIVSIIESEGAEAVVPDIIGFMNYSLYNQIWKSDNLGMGKKAKYFARAFINIIQMMEKPMNKALKASKRFDGLHSIDALAADTEKIISIGNHTGEGWFLTGEMIELLQDGVDNIVCLQPFGCLPNHIVGKGMTKELRRQYPRANIAPIDYDPSVSVVNQLNRIRLMMATAKKQLKKDMEMHV from the coding sequence ATGTATAAAGCAGGGATTGATGTTGGCTCAACAACAGTAAAAATGGTCGTTTTTGATGATAACTATGAGATGAAATTCTCTCGTTATGAACGCCATTTTTCTGATGTAAAAACAGCGACCATCAAAGTACTCCAAGAGATGATGTGTGAACTGGGTGATATTCCCTTCACTTTTTCGATTACAGGTTCAGGTGGTATGGGGCTATCTGATGTGATTGGGGCAACCTTCATTCAGGAAGTTATCGCCTCTACTTTAACGATCGAGAAATTTATTCCACAAACAGATGTAATGATCGAATTAGGTGGAGAAGATGCCAAGATGACCTTCTTTGATGGGGCCATGGAACAACGGATGAACGGGTCTTGTGCTGGTGGCACTGGTGCCTTTATCGACCAAATGGCTGAACTGCTAAAAGTAGATGCTGCTGGCGTGAATGAGCTTGCTAAAAACTATCAAAATCTTTATCCGATCGCCAGTCGCTGTGGGGTCTTTGCCAAAACAGATGTGCAACCTCTATTAAATGAAGGGGTACGTAAGGAAGACATCGCCGCAAGTATCTTTCAGGCTGTTGTCAATCAGACCGTTGCTGGATTGGCAGCGGGTCGTAGAATAACCGGGAATATCGCCTTTTTAGGTGGCCCACTCTATTTCATGAGTGAACTCCGCAAACGGTTTATCGAAACCTTGAATATCAAACCAGAAAACGTCGTATTTCCTGAGCATCCGCAACTTTTTGTTGCCATGGGTGCTGCATTAGACGAAGAAAATGCAACTGAATTTTCTGCGTCACAGATCATTCATCAATTAGAAAATGACAAGTCTGAAAACTTAGTCCCGCAGGATACGATGGACGTCTTATTCGAGAGTGAAACAGATTTAGCAGCCTTTAGGGCTAGACATGCCAAAGCAGCTGCTGCTCATAAATTACTTTCTGAGCATCATGGTGCAGCCTATCTTGGGATTGATGCTGGATCGACCACGACAAAACTTGTCTTGATCGATGACGAGGGTAATCTATTATTTGAGCATTATGGGTCAAATAATGGCGATCCACTTGATTCAGTATTGACCGTAATGACGACACTTTACAATGAGATGCCTGATGATGTTTATATTGCCAAATCAGCTGTCACAGGATATGGGGAACAACTGATCAAAGCTGCCATAAAAGTCGACATCGGTGAAGTTGAAACCATGGCGCACTACAAAGCAGCTGACTTTTTCCAACCTGGTGTAGACTTTATCATCGACATCGGTGGGCAAGATATGAAGGCGATGAAGATTCGCGATGGGGCCTTATCAAGTATTCAGCTAAATGAAGCCTGTAGTTCTGGTTGTGGCTCTTTTATCGAAACCTTCGCCAAGTCCTTGAAATATGACGTGAAAGAGTTTGCCCAAGCAGCTTTGTTGACCAAACATCCAGTTGATCTCGGCTCAAAATGTACGGTCTTTATGAACTCGAAAGTCAAACAGGTTCAAAAAGAGGGGGCGACTGTTGGTGACATTTCTGCTGGCTTGTCGTATTCTGTCATCAAAAATGCCCTTTATAAAGTGATAAAAGTCAAACGTCCAGAAGATTTGGGAAACAAAATCGTCGTCCAAGGTGGGACGTTCTACAATGAAGCTGTTTTACGTGCCTTTGAAAAGATATCTGGTCGTCAAGTGGTGCGTCCCTCTATAGCAGGACTCATGGGGGCATACGGCTGTGCCCTAATCGCCATGGAAAATGGGTCAGACGACACAGGACTATCTACGATTCTTGATTTGGCATCACTGCAAGCTTTTCAGACAACAAAAGAATTTACGACCTGTGGTCTCTGTGAGAACATGTGCAAGATGACATTGACCGTTTTTAATGATGGGTCTAAATTTGTCTCTGGTAATCGCTGTGAACGCGGTGCAGAAAAGGCTATGCAGATTAAAGTCGACAAACGCGATAAAAAAGTTAATCTCGTTGACTATAAATATAAAAAGCTCTTTAAGTTTAAATCATTGAGTAAGAAAAAAGCGGTGCATGGGGAGATTGGTATCCCGCGTGTCTTGAATATGTATGAAAACTATCCACTCTGGCATACCTTACTAACAGACTTAGGGTTTAGGGTTGTTTTATCACCGAAATCAGACAAGGCACTATATGAAAAGGGGATAGAGACGATTCCATCTGATACCGTTTGCTACCCAGCCAAACTCAGTCATGGTCATATCATGAGCTTGATAGAAAAAGATGTCCCAACGATTTTCTATCCTTCTGTCTTGTATGAACGTCAAGAAGATGCAAGCGCCCAAAACCATTATAACTGTCCAATCGTCCAGTCTTACCCTGAGGTTATTAAAAATAATATTGATGAAATCAGAAATGGTCAAGTTGGCTACATTCATCCTTTCATCAACTTAGCTGATCCAGACAATATGACCGACAATCTCTACCAAGCTTTGTCAGATTTTGAAATCAAAAAAGCAGAGATTGCAGCTGCAGTCAAACACGGCTTTGAAGAGATGGATGCTTTCAAGCAAGACATTCGGAAGCAGGCAGAAGACCTGATGATGCAAATCAATTTAAATCATGAAAAAGCCATCGTTTTGTCTGGTAGACCCTATCATTTAGATCCTGAAATCAATCATGGTATCGCAAATATCATCACACAAGAAGGCTTTCATGTCTTGACTGAGGATGCCATTGCCCATTTATCAGAAGTGGGTGGCTTACGTGTGGTTAACCAGTGGGTCTATCATTCACGCTTGTATGGTGCTGCACGTGTCGTTGCTAAAAATAAAAATCTCGAACTCGTTCAGCTTAATAGCTTTGGTTGTGGTCTGGACGCGGTCACAACCGACCAGGTCGAAGAAATCATGCAAGCCCATCACAAACTTTATACCGTCTTAAAAATAGACGAAGGGTCAAATATGGGAGCGATTCGGATTCGTTTGCGGTCACTTAAAGCGGCAGTAAACGAACGAGACAAACGACCAAAAATGCCAGAGTTGGCTGAGGCTGACTATCACGAGATGGTCGAAAGTCATCCAGTTTTCACAAAAGAAATGAAACAAAAGCATACCTTACTCATGCCCATGTTATCGCCTATTCACCAAGAAGGTTTGATAGACGAAGCCTTCAAACAATCAGGCTACAATGTGGTCTTATTACCAGAGGATAAGGCAGCTATCAACTCAGGTCTTAAGTTTGTCAACAATGATTCGTGTTACCCAGCAATTATTTCGATAGGCCAATTGATACATGCCCTAGCATCAGGTGACTATGATGTCAATAACACCTCTGTTTTGATGACACAAACAGGTGGTGGATGCAGGGCGACAAACTACATCCCCTTGCTCAGAAAAGCACTTAAGGATGCTGGCTTTGCACAGGTCCCTGTTGTCTCCCTTTCGATGGGCAATAAAGGGACTGAGCAGTCAGATGGGTTCAAGTTAACAGTACCGCTCATGGTTCGTGTCGTGATCGGCGCGCTATACGGTGACTTGTTTGAGCGCGTGGTTTATCGGACCAGGCCTTATGAAATCAGTAAGGGTCAGATAGATGACTTACATGCTAAATGGCTGGAAAAAGCCAAACACAACATGAAATCAGGGTCAATATTTGAGTTCAATCGTAACATGAAACAGATTGTCCGTGAATTTGATGAGATTTCGCTTCGTGATATCAAAAAACCTCGCGTTGGTGTTGTGGGCGAGATACTGGTCAAGTACTCTAAAACAGCCAATAATGACATCGTCAGCATCATCGAGTCTGAGGGGGCAGAAGCTGTGGTACCAGATATTATCGGCTTTATGAACTACTCATTATACAACCAAATCTGGAAATCAGATAACCTTGGCATGGGTAAAAAAGCCAAATACTTTGCGCGTGCCTTTATCAATATCATTCAGATGATGGAAAAACCTATGAATAAGGCACTCAAAGCATCCAAACGTTTTGATGGGCTTCATTCCATAGATGCCTTAGCAGCAGATACTGAAAAAATCATCTCGATCGGTAATCATACGGGTGAAGGCTGGTTCTTGACAGGTGAGATGATTGAGCTATTACAGGATGGTGTGGATAATATCGTCTGTCTCCAACCCTTTGGTTGCCTGCCCAATCATATCGTAGGGAAAGGGATGACCAAGGAATTACGTCGTCAATATCCTAGAGCAAATATTGCACCGATTGATTATGATCCATCCGTATCGGTTGTCAATCAGCTCAATAGAATTCGCTTGATGATGGCAACAGCTAAGAAACAATTGAAAAAAGATATGGAGATGCATGTCTAA
- a CDS encoding TetR/AcrR family transcriptional regulator, whose product MTKKIDLRVKRTNKLITQAFIKLLGSKTFDKITINDISDEAMINRATFYSHFKDKFDLFERVIDKFLGDFADVLDTENLVEENAINVKKIEGALTKFYDFVNENPDLAKIFITHSNKEILSKRMLMILSERYSEIFDSLDVRNEDLKIPTDFVVSYITSIFIGTVNWWIEQKNHEMSANEFASLVIKLISNGHLTVLGVNINRD is encoded by the coding sequence ATGACAAAAAAAATTGATCTACGTGTTAAGCGTACCAACAAACTGATTACACAAGCCTTTATTAAATTATTGGGGAGCAAAACATTTGATAAAATTACCATCAATGATATCTCAGATGAGGCAATGATTAATCGTGCGACTTTCTACAGTCATTTCAAAGATAAATTTGATCTTTTTGAACGTGTTATTGATAAATTTTTAGGTGATTTTGCTGATGTCTTAGATACTGAAAATTTAGTTGAAGAAAATGCGATAAATGTTAAGAAAATAGAGGGTGCCTTGACTAAATTCTATGACTTCGTCAATGAAAACCCTGATTTAGCTAAGATCTTCATCACACATAGTAATAAAGAAATTCTTTCAAAAAGAATGCTGATGATTCTCTCTGAAAGATACTCAGAAATTTTTGACAGCTTAGATGTCCGAAATGAGGACTTGAAGATTCCGACTGATTTTGTCGTGTCTTATATTACAAGTATCTTCATTGGCACGGTAAACTGGTGGATTGAACAAAAAAATCACGAGATGTCAGCAAATGAATTTGCGTCTCTCGTGATTAAATTAATTTCAAACGGTCACTTGACAGTCTTAGGTGTCAATATTAACCGGGATTAA
- a CDS encoding class I SAM-dependent methyltransferase has protein sequence MSNQFQKMYYAENPDAAHDIHQLDTELLAQNVSFTTDAGVFSKKAIDFGSQVLLSAVNFEAKSTLLDVGCGYGPIGITLAKAQGVIPTMIDVNLRALALSEKNAEKNKVTATIFQSNLYDKVVGTYDNIISNPPIRAGKDVVHGVITGAFDHLNLAGTLTIVIQKKQGAPSAKAKMATVFGNCEVIKKDKGYFILQSVKEDTI, from the coding sequence ATGTCTAACCAATTTCAAAAAATGTACTATGCAGAAAATCCAGATGCTGCACATGATATTCATCAACTTGATACTGAGTTACTAGCTCAAAACGTATCATTTACAACCGATGCTGGTGTATTTAGTAAAAAAGCCATTGACTTTGGGAGTCAAGTGCTTTTAAGTGCGGTTAATTTTGAGGCAAAGTCAACTTTATTAGATGTTGGCTGTGGATATGGCCCTATTGGCATTACCTTAGCTAAAGCACAAGGGGTTATCCCTACCATGATCGATGTGAATCTACGTGCCCTTGCCTTATCAGAGAAAAATGCTGAGAAAAATAAGGTCACAGCAACTATTTTTCAGTCAAATCTATACGATAAAGTGGTAGGCACTTACGATAACATCATCTCAAATCCCCCTATCAGAGCAGGTAAAGACGTCGTTCACGGTGTCATTACTGGTGCATTTGACCACCTTAATTTGGCTGGCACACTGACCATTGTCATCCAGAAAAAACAAGGGGCACCAAGTGCTAAAGCAAAAATGGCAACAGTGTTTGGTAACTGTGAGGTCATCAAAAAAGATAAGGGCTATTTTATTTTACAGTCTGTTAAAGAAGACACGATTTAA
- a CDS encoding GDSL-type esterase/lipase family protein: MKIAVFGDSISTHIEMEVMTQALLTEAGISAQVERFAVAGEDTNAAMKRLAGVVASRADYYYIFFGANDAAVHRQISPSQFADNLTTFVTALGARKTMILTPSYINETAIAKTQKMLGRTNAGFVPYVEVAKQVASQTGAGLIELNQAMLASPNPNDLIVSDGVHFTTKGYQLITSLIAADVRTREFKKEHV; the protein is encoded by the coding sequence GTGAAAATTGCAGTATTTGGTGATTCCATCTCGACACATATCGAAATGGAAGTGATGACGCAAGCGCTGCTGACTGAAGCTGGCATATCAGCACAAGTTGAACGCTTTGCTGTCGCAGGTGAGGATACAAATGCGGCCATGAAACGTTTAGCAGGCGTGGTCGCGTCAAGAGCTGATTATTACTATATCTTCTTTGGTGCAAATGACGCAGCAGTTCACAGACAGATATCGCCAAGTCAGTTTGCTGATAACCTAACCACATTTGTCACAGCACTTGGTGCAAGAAAAACGATGATTTTGACCCCATCCTATATTAATGAAACAGCTATCGCTAAGACACAGAAGATGTTAGGCCGGACAAATGCAGGATTTGTGCCTTATGTCGAAGTAGCTAAGCAAGTGGCTAGCCAAACAGGAGCAGGTCTGATTGAGCTAAATCAAGCCATGCTTGCAAGTCCAAATCCAAATGACTTAATCGTATCAGATGGGGTTCATTTTACGACTAAGGGCTATCAACTGATTACATCACTGATTGCAGCTGATGTTAGGACTAGGGAGTTTAAAAAAGAGCATGTCTAA